A genomic window from Purpureocillium takamizusanense chromosome 2, complete sequence includes:
- a CDS encoding uncharacterized protein (COG:C~EggNog:ENOG503NU65) translates to MSAVRGPQLQPASPAVTPAAMPPEPDVISEPAKAPEKFVALRERVSQPVIAAFCAGGVAGAVSRTVVSPLERLKILMQIQSVGRDAYKLSVGQALAKMWREEGWRGFMRGNGTNCIRIVPYSAVQFSSYNFYKRNIFEPYPGADLAPLTRLVCGGVAGITSVFFTYPLDIVRTRLSIQSASFAELGDKPKQLPGMWATLAHMFKTEGGVRALYRGIVPTVAGVAPYVGLNFMVYESVRKHFTPEGDKNPSAVRKLAAGAISGAVAQTCTYPFDVLRRRFQINTMSGMGYQYKGIGDAIRVIVRQEGIRGLYKGIVPNLLKVAPSMASSWLSFEMTRDFLTGLNPDADAESASL, encoded by the exons ATGTCTGCCGTCCGCGGACCGCAACTGCAACCCGCCTCACCCGccgtcacgcccgccgccatgcctcCGGAGCCAGACGTCATCAGCGAGCCGGCCAAGGCGCCTGAGAAGTTCGTtgccctgcgcgagcgcgTCTCGCAGCCCGTCATCGCGGCCTTTTGCGCCGGCGGGGTGGCCGGTGCCGTCTCGCGCACCGTCGTCTCGCCGCTCGAGCGGTTAAAGATCCTTATGCAGATCCAGAGCGTGGGCCGCGATGCGTACAAGCTGTCTGTCGGCCAGGCGCTCGCCAAGATGTGGAGGGAAGAAGGCTGGAGGGGCTTTATgcgcggcaacggcaccaaCTGCATCCGCATCGTCCCTTACTCGGCTGTTCAGTTCAGCAGCTACAACTTTTACAAGAGA AACATATTTGAGCCATACCCCGGTGCCGACCTGGCACCCCTTACTCGcctcgtctgcggcggcgtggcgggcatcacctccgtcttcttcacATACCCCCTCGACATCGTCCGCACGCGCCTATCCATCCAGTCCGCCAGCTTCGCTGAGCTAGGCGACAAGCCGAAACAGCTACCCGGCATGTGGGCAACACTGGCTCACATGTTCAAGACCGAGGGCGGCGTTCGCGCACTGTATCGCGGCATTGTCCCCACGGTGGCGGGCGTTGCACCCTAC GTTGGCCTCAACTTTATGGTCTACGAGTCCGTGCGGAAACACTTTACCCCTGAAGGCGACAAGAACCCAAGCGCTGTTCGGAAACTGGCAGCCGGAGCTATTTCCGGAGCTGTCGCACAGACCTGCACATATCCCTT TGATGTGCTACGTCGACGCTTCCAGATCAACACCATGTCAGGCATGGGCTATCAGTACAAGGGTATCGGCGATGCCATCCGCGTCATTGTTCGACAAGAGGGCATTCGTGGCCTGTACAAAGGCATTGTCCCCAACCTGTTAAAGGTCGCCCCCAGCATGGCCTCAAGCTGGCTGAGTTTCGAAATGACGCGGGACTTCCTCACGGGTCTCAACCCGGACGCGGACGCAGAGTCTGCGTCCCTGTAA
- a CDS encoding Cytochrome-b5 reductase (COG:C~COG:H~EggNog:ENOG503P12R) — MKEFTAKEVAEHKSPQDAWLAIHGKVYDVTKYLNDHPGGAEVLAEAAGTDASEEFDNAGHSEDAFELMESYLVGSLQGFEKKKPKRKPVRVVTQPTTQPEQSGAVNGGGAVTKTVILGLFSLVVGAVYYSGRRWGLKTPLWAASLLQFGGGKSSPGGFGFVRGILIGGGALAAIQGIVARRFAQLVWGSKKTFTSYPAHMMVPKRIEEDTLLQRGLLDPVKYSSLPLKTKTLIAPNVYRFIFTLPTASTVLGLPIGQHVVIKADVAGESVARSYTPVSNNADRGVLELLVKVYPGGKLTSGYLAGLQTGDEVLFRGPKGAMRYRPGLCRKLGMVAGGTGITPMFQVIRAICEHDRDTTHVSLLYANRTEEDILLREELDAFARRYPKNLQVYYLLDRPPEKWEYGSGYVTRELMADKLPGPGPDTKMMLCGPPGLVTAAKKSLVSLGFEQPGASAKATDQIFCF, encoded by the exons ATGAAAGAGTTTACCGCCAAGGAGGTGGCCGAGCACAAGAGCCCGCAAGATGCGTGGCTCGCCATCCACGGCAAGG TCTACGATGTGACCAAGTACCTGAATGACCaccctggcggcgccgaggtgctggCCGAAGCCGCGGGCACCGACGCCAGCGAAGAGTTTGACAATGCCGGCCACTCCGAGGACGCCTTCGAGCTCATGGAGTCATACCTGGTGGGCAGCCTTCAAGGCttcgagaagaagaagcccaagCGCAAGCCTGTCCGCGTCGTCACGCAGCCCACGACGCAGCCAGAACAgagcggcgccgtcaacggcggcggggccgtAACGAAGACGGTCATTCTGGGGCTCTTCTCGCTGGTCGTTGGGGCAGTCTATTATTCGGGTCGCCGCTGGGGCTTGAAGACGCCTCTCTGGGCTGCCTCGCTGCTGCagttcggcggcggcaagtcATCGCCGGGTGGGTTTGGCTTCGTCAGGGGCATCCTCATCGGGGGCGGGGCGCTTGCCGCCATTCAAGGCATTGTCGCGCGTCGGTTCGCACAGCTGGTCTGGGGGAGCAAAAAGACCTTCACCAGCTATCCCGCGCACATGATGGTACCAAAGCGGATCGAAGAGGACACGCTGCTGCAGAGAGGGCTGCTCGACCCCGTCAAGTACTCATCGCTGCCGCTCAAGACCAAGACGCTCATCGCCCCCAACGTCTACCGCTTCATCTTCACCCTTCCCACCGCGAGCACCGTGCTGGGCCTGCCGATAGGGCAGCACGTTGTCAtcaaggccgacgtcgcgggcgagagcGTCGCCCGGTCCTACACGCCCGTGTCCAACAACGCAGaccgcggcgtcctcgagctcctcgtcaagGTGTACCCGGGCGGCAAGCTGACGAGCGGCTACCTGGCGGGCCTGCAgaccggcgacgaggtcctctTCAGGGGCCCCAAGGGCGCGATGCGGTACCGCCCCGGCCTGTGCAGGAAGCTGGGCATGGTCGCCGGCGGGACGGGCATCACGCCCATGTTCCAGGTCATCCGCGCCATCTGCGAGCACGACCGCGACACGACGCACGTCAGCCTCCTCTACGCGAACCGCACCGAGGAGGACATTctcctgcgcgaggagctcgacgccttTGCGCGGCGCTACCCCAAGAACCTGCAGGTGTACTACCTGCTGGACCGGCCGCCGGAGAAGTGGGAGTACGGCTCGGGCTACGTCACGCGCGAGCTGATGGCGGACAAGCTGCCGGGCCCGGGGCCGGACACCAAGATGATGCTCTGCGGGCCGCCGGGTCTGGTCACCGCTGCGAAGAAGTCGCTCGTGAGCCTGGGCTTCGAGCAGCCGGGGGCGTCGGCAAAGGCAACGGACCAGATTTTCTGCTTCTAG
- a CDS encoding uncharacterized protein (EggNog:ENOG503NWD7~COG:I), with translation MASTFTLPSTDGRVVAILGGGVLGRRIACTWAAAGFDVTIRDPSAEQRIAALHYCDASMSQYSPSPSPSSSSSSSSSRRAGTVQAVEDLSAAVDRAWLVIEAVPEKLPLKVATFAELEALAPADAILCSNSSSYKSREMLGGLRAAETRRRVLNMHYYMPPGNRIVELMTDGETDERIFPFLVERLRRCGMSPYVARRESTGFIFNRLWAAIKREVLTILAEGVSTPEEIDTLWKEMWLGNHSGPVAMMDAVGLDTVSLIERHYIAERGGLLPDTPVRFLQSYIDAGRLGAKSPKGGLLPPGGTTRAVVNGARGDHDNVHAPLLYLLDIGLSAENPLDAYRAGRVLVGSQDARPLKALVSNQHTPDGIDISLSAGKLFWTSMGIPSANDGAVYSCGLDGTSDDLVTAIVPRGAVHTPKQLTVDNVNSKLYFCDREGLRVMRCGLDGSALEVLVQTGDWRDERHQADQTRWCVGVTVSPATGKFYWSQKGPSKGGKGRIFRADMAFREGETAASRTDVELLFQNLPEPIDLDIDEADNTLYWTDRGELPLGNSINRARLDTVSPVEAPSRPGKDYQVIARDMHEAIGIKLDPTNRHMYTTDLGGTVYRLDMDGGNRKKLYEGSGAFAGITLAYV, from the coding sequence ATGGCCAGCACCTTTACACTACCTTCGACAgacgggcgcgtcgtcgccatcctgggcggcggcgtgctcggccGGCGCATCGCGTGCACTTGGGCAGCGGCCGGCTTCGACGTGACGATCCGCGACCCGAGCGCCGAGCAAcgcatcgcggcgctgcactACTGCGACGCCAGCATGTCGCAGTACtccccatcaccatcaccatcctcgtcgtcgtcgtcgtcgtcgtctcgccgcgccggcaccgtccaggccgtcgaggacctgtccgccgccgtggacaGGGCATGGCTCGTCATCGAGGCCGTCCCCGAGAAGCTGCCCCTCAAGGTCGCCACCTTcgcggagctcgaggcgctcgcccccgccgacgccattCTGTGCAGcaactcgtcgtcgtacaAGTCGCGCGAgatgctcggcggcctgcgcgcggcggagacgcgccgccgcgtgctcAACATGCACTACTACATGCCGCCGGGGaaccgcatcgtcgagctCATGACGGATggcgagacggacgagcgCATCTTCCCTTTCCTCGTGGAGAGGCTTCGGCGGTGCGGCATGAGCCCGTACGTGGCGCGCAGGGAGAGCACGGGCTTCATCTTCAACCGCCTCTGGGCCGCCATCAAGCGCGAGGTGCTCaccatcctcgccgagggGGTGTCCACGCCCGAGGAGATTGACACCCTGTGGAAGGAGATGTGGCTGGGTAATCACTCCGGCCCTgtggccatgatggatgCCGTCGGGCTCGATACCGTGTCCCTGATCGAGCGGCACTACAtcgccgagcgcggcgggctgctgcccgacACGCCCGTCAGGTTCCTCCAGAGCTACATCGACGCCGGCAGGCTGGGCGCCAAGTCGCCcaagggcggcctgctcccgcccggcggcacgacgagggccgtcgtcaacggcgcgcgcggggacCACGACAACGTCCACGCCCCGCTGCTGTACCTGCTCGACATCGGGCTGTCCGCCGAGAACCCCCTCGACGCCtaccgcgccggccgcgtgctcgtcggctCGCAGGACGCGCGCCCGCTCAAGGCCCTCGTGTCGAACCAGCACAcgcccgacggcatcgacatcTCCCTGTCGGCCGGGAAGCTCTTCTGGACGAGCATGGGGATCCCgtccgccaacgacggcgccgtctaCAGCTGcgggctcgacggcaccagcgacgacctcgtcacGGCCATTgtgccgcgcggcgccgtccacACCCCCAAGCAGCTCACCGTCGACAACGTCAACTCGAAGCTCTACTTCTGTGAccgcgagggcctgcgcgTCATGCGctgcggcctcgacggctccgcgctcgaggtgctcgtgCAGACGGGCGACTGGCGCGACGAGAGGCACCAGGCCGACCAGACGCGGTggtgcgtcggcgtcaccgtgtcgcccgcgacgggcaAGTTCTACTGGTCGCAAAAGGGACCctccaagggcggcaagggccgcaTCTTccgcgccgacatggcctttcgcgagggcgagacggccgctTCTCGCaccgacgtcgagctgctcttCCAGAACCTGCCCGAGCCCATCGACCTCGacatcgacgaggccgacaacACCCTGTACTGGACCGaccgcggcgagctgcccctCGGCAACAGCATCAACCGCGCCAGGCTGGACACGGTCAGCCCCGTCGAGGCCCCAAGCCGGCCGGGCAAGGACTACCAAGTCATCGCCCGCGACATGCACGAGGCCATCGGCATCAAGCTGGACCCGACCAACCGGCACATGTACACCACCGATCTGGGCGGCACCGTCTACCGgctggacatggacgggGGCAATCGGAAGAAGCTGTACGAAGGGTCAGGCGCGTTTGCAGGCATCACCCTCGCATACGTGTAA
- the RPL18A gene encoding 60S ribosomal protein L18A (COG:J~EggNog:ENOG503NXGM), translating into MGIDLDRHHVKGTHRKAPKSDNVYLKLLVKLYKFLARRTDASFNKVVLRRLFMSKINRPPVSLSRIVGNINKEGEKRIVVVVGTVTDDNRLLAVPKVTVAALRFTATARARIVAAGGEAITLDQLALRAPTGSNTLILRGPKNAREAVKHFGMGPHKHKKPHVVSKGRKFERARGRRRSRGFKV; encoded by the exons atgg GTATCGATCTCGACCGCCACCACGTCAAGGGCACGCACCGCAAGGCGCCCAAGAGCGACAATGTCTACCTCAAGCTCCTGGTGAAGCTCTACAAGTTCCTGGCCC GCCGCACGGATGCCTCCTTCAACAAGGTCGTCCTCCGCCGGCTGTTCATGTCCAAGATCAACCGCCCCCCGGTCTCCCTGtcccgcatcgtcggcaacatcaacaaggagggcgagaagcgcatcgtcgtcgttgtcggcacTGTCACCGATGACAACCGCCTGTTGGCCGTCCCCAaggtcaccgtcgccgccctgcgcttcaccgccacggcccgcgctcgcatcgtcgccgccggcggcgaggccatcaccCTGGACCAGCTGGCCCTCCGTGCCCCTACCGGCAGCAACACCCTGATCCTCCGCGGGCCCAAGAacgcccgcgaggccgtcaagcACTTCGGCATGGGCCCCCACAAGCACAAG AAACCCCATGTCGTCTCCAAGGGCCGCAAGTTCGAGCGTGCCCGTGGTCGCAGACGCTCGCGCGGCTTCAAGGTTTAA
- a CDS encoding uncharacterized protein (COG:C~EggNog:ENOG503NU65), which translates to MSAVRGPQLQPASPAVTPAAMPPEPDVISEPAKAPEKFVALRERVSQPVIAAFCAGGVAGAVSRTVVSPLERLKILMQIQSVGRDAYKLSVGQALAKMWREEGWRGFMRGNGTNCIRIVPYSAVQFSSYNFYKRNIFEPYPGADLAPLTRLVCGGVAGITSVFFTYPLDIVRTRLSIQSASFAELGDKPKQLPGMWATLAHMFKTEGGVRALYRGIVPTVAGVAPYVRTICRSGLVDLCANMQARLASTLWSTSPCGNTLPLKATRTQALFGNWQPELFPELSHRPAHIPCKTNAFSLVPS; encoded by the exons ATGTCTGCCGTCCGCGGACCGCAACTGCAACCCGCCTCACCCGccgtcacgcccgccgccatgcctcCGGAGCCAGACGTCATCAGCGAGCCGGCCAAGGCGCCTGAGAAGTTCGTtgccctgcgcgagcgcgTCTCGCAGCCCGTCATCGCGGCCTTTTGCGCCGGCGGGGTGGCCGGTGCCGTCTCGCGCACCGTCGTCTCGCCGCTCGAGCGGTTAAAGATCCTTATGCAGATCCAGAGCGTGGGCCGCGATGCGTACAAGCTGTCTGTCGGCCAGGCGCTCGCCAAGATGTGGAGGGAAGAAGGCTGGAGGGGCTTTATgcgcggcaacggcaccaaCTGCATCCGCATCGTCCCTTACTCGGCTGTTCAGTTCAGCAGCTACAACTTTTACAAGAGA AACATATTTGAGCCATACCCCGGTGCCGACCTGGCACCCCTTACTCGcctcgtctgcggcggcgtggcgggcatcacctccgtcttcttcacATACCCCCTCGACATCGTCCGCACGCGCCTATCCATCCAGTCCGCCAGCTTCGCTGAGCTAGGCGACAAGCCGAAACAGCTACCCGGCATGTGGGCAACACTGGCTCACATGTTCAAGACCGAGGGCGGCGTTCGCGCACTGTATCGCGGCATTGTCCCCACGGTGGCGGGCGTTGCACCCTACGTACGCACAATATGCAGGTCCGGCCTTGTAGATCTCTGTGCTAACATGCAGGCCAGGTTGGCCTCAACTTTATGGTCTACGAGTCCGTGCGGAAACACTTTACCCCTGAAGGCGACAAGAACCCAAGCGCTGTTCGGAAACTGGCAGCCGGAGCTATTTCCGGAGCTGTCGCACAGACCTGCACATATCCCTTGTAAGACGAATGCATTCTCTCTTGTCCCCTCATGA
- a CDS encoding uncharacterized protein (EggNog:ENOG503NWR0~TransMembrane:1 (o346-369i)~COG:Q), whose protein sequence is MSIKQFYLLGEAASTAKDVEIDDSADFEELQSIVASHFAIVDPKSVGFIHDGQRLTAVSDVLSSEDDPIAVSISGRAVREVPGPSGIPYFGNYLEIYPDHLGNHQRLFEKYGPLFVTNNMGSRIYHTNDPQLSQIFFAEDDYFTKRIVPGHPLYPIKSPEAGVFLSDTDTDEWRQAHKFLPPALGPKAVRHYAPTMQRTVEQAFGVLDELDGRDEAFNVYQYMLKLGSQAVGELVLGIDFAHFTGVDAPLHVMVLEIARFLELNKRVTTMGSWYAKMPFGDPKKLRQTQSNIDEMMMESIAKASRGQEDLELQDAALKAENVVDYFLRATDNKGNKLPPSQFTSTLLVATAAGFTTTSSLLSWLIYSLVQYPGNQERLLQELIDHDWAEDTQVTADLTNSLSFLDKFIKETQRRHNPSYQPGRTAKIDMILPGGYKLPKGSVVIPALHHIHNNDKIWDNPARFDPDRWDTEQVKNRSPGSYMPFAAGPRMCVGFNFALQEIKVFLPKLVYRYKFTLAQDGPIEYDPYFQLIRPNNLYVRAERRVKWPPKSD, encoded by the exons ATGTCAATCAAGCAGTTCtacctcctcggcgaggccgcctcAACGGCCAAAGACGTAGAGATTGACGACTCTGCAGACTTTGAGGAACTGCAAAGCATCGTGGCCTCGCACTTTGCCATAGTGGACCCAAAAA GTGTCGGCTTCATTCACGACGGACAAAGGCTCACGGCCGTGTCCGACGTGCTGAGCAGCGAAGACGATCCCATAGCCGTCTCCATCTCCGGCAGGGCGGTGCGCGAGGTGCCCGGCCCATCGGGCATCCCTTACTTTGGCAACTATCTCGAGATCTACCCGGACCATCTCGGCAACCACCAGCGGCTGTTCGAAAAGTACGGCCCCCTGTTCGTGACCAACAACATGGGCAGCCGCATCTACCACACCAACGACCCGCAGCTGTCGCAAATCTTcttcgccgaggacgactaCTTCACCAAGCGCATCGTCCCCGGCCACCCGCTGTACCCCATCAAGTCCcccgaggcgggcgtcttcCTGAgcgacaccgacaccgacgagTGGCGCCAGGCGCACAAGttcctgccgcccgcgctggGGCCCAAGGCGGTGCGGCACTACGCGCCCACGATGCAGAGGACGGTCGAGCAGGCGtttggcgtcctcgacgagctcgacgggcgcgacgaggccttCAACGTCTACCAGTACATGCTCAAGCTCGGCTcccaggccgtcggcgagctcgtcctcggcatcgacttTGCGCACTTTACCGGTGTCGACGCCCCGCTGCATGTCATGGTCCTCGAGATCGCGCGGTTCCTCGAGCTCAACAAGCGCGTCACCACCATGGGCTCGTGGTATGCCAAGATGCCGTTTGGTGACCCCAAGAAGCTGCGCCAGACCCAGAGCAATATCGatgagatgatgatggagtCCATTGCCAAGGCGTCGCGTGGCCAAGAGGACCTCGAGCTACAGGACGCCGCGCTCAAGGCGGAGAACGTAGTCG ATTACTTTCTCCGCGCAACCGACAACAAGGGCAACAAGCTGCCACCGTCGCAATTCACCTCCACGCTTCTcgtggccaccgccgccggcttcaccaccacgtcctccctcctctcctggCTCATCTACAGCCTGGTGCAGTATCCAGGCAACCAGGAGCGTCTCCTCCAAGAGCTCATCGACCACGACTGGGCCGAAGACACGCAAGTCACGGCCGACCTCACCAACAGCCTGTCCTTCCTCGACAAGTTCATCAAGGAGACGCAGCGCCGGCACAACCCCTCGTACCAGCCCGGGCGGACCGCCAAGATCGACATGATCCTCCCCGGCGGCTACAAGCTGCCCAAGGgctccgtcgtcatcccCGCCCTGCACCACATCCACAACAACGACAAGATCTGGGACAACCCGGCGCGCTTCGATCCGGACCGATGGGACACGGAGCAGGTCAAGAACCGGTCGCCCGGCTCGTACATGCCCTTCGCCGCGGGGCCGCGCATGTGCGTCGGCTTCAACTTTGCCCTGCAGGAGATCAAGGTCTTCTTGCCCAAGCTCGTCTACAGGTACAAGTTTACTCTTGCCCAGGACGGACCCATCGAGTACGATCCGTACTTTCAGCTCATCAGGCCGAACAACTTGTACGTGcgggcggagaggagggTCAAGTGGCCCCCAAAGTCGGACTAG
- a CDS encoding uncharacterized protein (COG:A~EggNog:ENOG503P5UX), translating to MSRGGTTLYVTGFSHGTRARDLAYEFERYGRLVRCDIPAPRSSSSRLFAFVEYEDKRDADDAYYEMHNKRLGRDDILKIEWARTPPSASWRFESGRDRDRRGPRSPRRGRSPSPRRSTRDYSPRKEDRRDRDRDYDRDSRRDRDRSRSPDPRDRDRDVKDERDDRDRDDRDRDDRDRRENGTNGEGRDRDRKGTTF from the exons atgtcTCGTGGCGGCACCACTCTCTACGTGACCGGCTTCAGCCACGGCACCCGCGCTCGCGATCTCGCATACGAGTTCGAACG CTACGGTCGTCTCGTTCGTTGCGACATCCCGGCTCCACGCTCGTCTTCCAGCCGACT CTTCGCTTTCGTCGAGTACGAGGACAAGCGCGACGCTGATGATGCGTATTATGAGATGCATAACAAGCGTCTTGGTCGTGATGACATCCTGAAGATCGAG TGGGCCCGAACTCCTCCCTCTGCTTCCTGGCGTTTCGAGTCTGGTCGCGACCGTGACCGCCGCGGACCTCGCTCGccccgccgtggccgctccccgtctcctcgtcgcagCACTCGCGACTACTCCCCCCGCAAGGAGGATCGCCGCGACCGTGACCGCGACTACGATcgcgacagccgccgcgaccgcgaccgcTCGCGCAGCCCCGATCCTCG TGACCGTGACCGCGACGTCAAAGATGAGCGCGACGATCGTGACCGAGATGACCGTGACCGTGATgaccgcgaccgccgcgagAACGGTACCAACGGCGAAGGCCGCGATCGTGACCGCAAGGGTACGACGTTCTAG